The genomic segment AAACCCAAAGACTGGTTCCGGGTCCACGCGGTGATGGTGGACGGCGGCAATCGGCGCGAACTGGACGGCTGGGTGCGCAAGGAACAGATCCGGACCCGCACCGAATTGAAGCAACTGCGCAAGGATCTGGCAACGCGCGAAAGCAAATCGCTGGACATCACCGACGTCAATTGGACGATCGACGAGGTCGGCAACTACACCATCAGCGGCAAGGTGTTCAACCTGACCGACGTGCCGTTGCGCAACATCAAGGTGATCATCACCTTCTACGACAAGGACAACAACGCCGTCGAACAGCGCTATACCTACGTGGCGTCCGATTCCCCGCTGACGAAACGAAATCCGATTCCGTTCGCCTTCATCGGTAAAAACGAGAAAACGTTCAACTTCGTCAATTGCCGGGCGGATTACCGCTTCAGCGAGGAATAATTCAGCCAAACCGACCGGGCCGCTTTATCGACCGCCGAAAGTGATTAAAGTATTCGGCAATTCGTTTCGCTCCCGGTTGGAAAGGATACCGATGCTCCGAAAAATCAGTTGGTTGATTTCGCTCGCGATGCTGCTGACCGCCGTTGCCCCCGCGCTGCTCGCGGCGCAGGAGCCGGCCACCGCGCCATCGCCCAAGGTCAGGGCCGAGATGCTGGCCGACGTCGACGCGCTCGCACCCGGCGCTCCGTTCCGCCTCGGCGTCCGGTTCCACGTCGAAAAAGAATGGCACATCTACTGGGTCAATCCGGGCGAGGCGGGCATCCCGACCCAGGTGAAATGGAACGAGACCTCGGGCATCACCCCGGGCGAATTGCAATACCCGGCCCCGATTCTCTTCGGCGCCAGCTCGCCGATCAGCGGTTACGGCTACGAGGACGAGGTCCTGCTGTTCGTCGAGGCCACCGCGCCGAAAATCTTCCCGAGCCAACCGCACAAGTTCAGCGCCAAGGCTTCCTGGCTCGTCTGCCGCAACACCTGCGTTCCGGGTAGCCAGGAAGTCAGCCTGACCCTGCCCCCGGCCACCGCGGTCGAGCCGGGCAAGAACCGGGCGCTGTTCGATCAGGCGCAGGCCGCCGTGCCGCCCCCGGCCGAACGGATCGCCGGGCTGACCGTCCGGCACACGCCGAGCGTTTCCGCGGTGCAACCCGACAAGGATTTCCAGATACTGTTCGTGCTCAAGGGCCCGGCGGGCGTGCGATTGGCGCCGCGCGCCGATTCCCGAACGCCGGTCTTTGCGCCGTTTAAAAGCGAAATGGTCGAAGCGGGTAAGATCGAGGTCGACGACCCGCGGCCGGAACCGCGCGAGGAACTGGCCGTCAAATTCAGCGGCCACGCCCTTCCCGAAATGGAAAAAGCCGAAAAAATCGGCGGCGTCTTTCAATTGGACTGGATCGAAAACGGCCGGAAAACGCCGGTCGTCTTCTCGTTCACCGTTGAACTGCCGTTCGCGGCGACCGGGGCGACCGTCGAGCACAATCCGCTGCCCGACTTCGCCGCGCCCGTGGCGACAGTTGGCGGCGCGATGGCCGCGGCGGGCCAATCGGTTTGGCTGATGCTGTTGTTCGCCTTCGTCGGCGGCATCATTCTGAACGTGATGCCCTGCGTGCTGCCGGTGGTGTCGATCAAGATCCTGTCGCTGGTCAACCAATCCCAGATGAGCCGCAAGGATATCCGCCGTCACGGCCAGGCTTACGCCGCCGGCATCATCGTGACCTTCCTGATTCTGGCGATCGCGGTGGCGATCCTGAAAAGCGGCGGTGAGGCGATCGGCTGGGGATTTCAGTTCCAATCGCCGCTCTTCGTCGCGCTGCTCGCCGCGCTGGTCTTCGTCTTCGGCCTGTCGCTGCTGGACGTTTTCGTGTTGACGGCCCCGACCGGCGCCGCGCTGCAGGAAGCCGTCGCGAAGGAGGGTTTGCGCGGCTCGTTTTTCAACGGCATTTTCGCGGTCATCCTGGCGACGCCCTGCACGGCCCCGTTTCTCGGCACGGCCATCGGTTTCGCCTTCACCCAACCGACCGTGGTGACCTTCCTGATTTTCCTGGCGGTGGCCGGCGGACTGGCGTTTCCGTTCCTGCTGTTGGCCTACGTGCCGGCGTGGAAGAAATTCCTCCCCAAACCCGGCGACTGGATGGACACCTTCAAATCCGTCATGGGTTTTTTGTTGCTGGGCACCGTGATCTGGCTGCTGGACGTGCTCGGCAAGCAGACCGGCGGCGCGGGCTTGATCCGCATGCTGTGCTACCTGGGCCTCCTCGGCTTCGGCGCCTGGCTGTACGGCCGGTTCGGCAACATCACCCGAACCGCGCCCGTCCGCGTCGCGGCGACGATCTTCGCCCTAGCCCTGGCGGCCGGCGCCGGTTTTTACCTGCTGCGCTTCACGCCCCCCGCGCCCGTCGCCACCGCGTCGGAAGCGTTCGAAGCGGGCGGCATCGCTTGGCAGCCGTTTTCCGAAAAGAAGCTGCAAGAGCTGCTGGCCGCCGATCAAACCGTTTTCATGGATTTCACGGCGGCCTGGTGCTGGACCTGCAAGGTCAATGAAAAAGCGGTGATCGAGACCGACCCGGTGCGCCAGGCGCTGCACGAGTTGAAAATCGTTCCGGTGCGCGGCGACTGGACTAACCGCAACCCGGAGATCTCGGCGTTTCTCAAGGCGCACGGCAAGGCCGGCGTGCCGGTTTACGCGGTCGCCGGACCCGGAACCGGCAAGGAAATCGTGCTGCTGCCGGAAGTGATTACGAAGGAAATGGTGATCGCCGCGCTTGAAAAAGCGGTGAAAGGCTCTTAAAAATAAAAAAAACGATTTACCCCTGACCGCACTTCGTCGCCGCTCCGACCCAATGTGCGAGGAAAGCAGAATCGGCAACCGATGAATAAACCAGCCCTGATAATACTGATCGTCATCCTCGCCGGAGGATGGGCGATTTCCTCCTCGGGCCAGCAAAATCCGCAAGGCCCGCCGTACATCAGTTCGTCGAAGGCCACTTACAAGCCGCTGGGCGCCGTGGAAAGCATCCCGATCTACAAGAACGTCGGCAAAACCACGCTCCTCGTATTCTGGGCCAGTTGGTGCATGCCCTGCCTGCAGGAAGTGCCGCAGCTCAATCACCTGCACAACCTGTACGGTGCTTCCGGGCTGAACATTCTGGCGATGAACATGGACGAAAGCTCCGATGAAAACGTCGCGCTGCTGGTGAAAAAATTCGAGATCATCTATCCGGTCGCGATTCCGACGCCCGAACTGGTGCGCGATTTCAAGGTGCACGCGATTCCGCTGACCCTGCTCTACGGGCCCAACGGCGTGCTCGAACAATCCTGGTTGGGGCCGGTTTCGGTCGAGGAACTGGAACGCCAGATCAAAAAGGTGCTGCCGGCCAAACCGGAAGTCGACAAGGTCAAATCGTGAACGAACGCGACCGCCGCGTCTGGACCGTCGCCGAACTCGCCGCGCAAATCAAAGGACAACTGGAAAAATCCTTCGCCGAAGTCCTCGTCCGCGGGGAAGTCAGCGCCCTGGCGCAGCCGGCCAGCGGGCACCTCTATTTCACGCTCAAGGACGACCGGGCCGCGATCCGCTGCGTCCTTTATCGCCAAATCAGCCGTTTCCTGCGGGTTCTGCCGGAAGAAAAAAAGGAATTCCTCGTGCGCGGCAAGGTCAGCGCCTACGGCCCGCGCAGCGAATACCAGATCGTCGTCGATTTTCTGGAGCCGATCGGCCTGGGCGCGCTGTACGCGGCCTATCTGGCCTTGCAGCAAAAACTGGCGGCCCGCGGCTACTTCGCCCAGGAACGCAAGCGCCCGCTGCCGAAGCTGCCGCGCACGATCGGCATCGTCACCAGCCTCTCCGGTGCGGCGCTGCACGACATGCTGCGCATCCTCCTCGCCCGCCGGCCGGGCCAGCACGTGGTCGTCGCGCCCACCCTGGTGCAAGGCGACAAGGCGCCCGCCGCCATCGCCCGGGCCCTCCGCCTGCTGACCGACCGCGCCGCCCCCGATCTGGTGATCGTCGGCCGCGGCGGCGGCAGCCCCGAGGATTTGTGGTGCTGGAACGAAGAGGAAGTCGTGCGCGCGGTGGTCGAGTGCCCCGTGCCGGTGATCTCGGGCGTCGGCCATGAAACCGACGTCAGCCTGTGCGACCTGGCGGCCGACGCGCGCGCCGCGACGCCGACGCACGCGGCGGAAATGGCGGTGCCGGACATCGCCGAGTTGCTGGTCAAGGTCGGGCTGCAAAGACGCCGCCTGACGCGCACCCTGGCCAATCGCCTCGAATCGCTGGACCGTCGGTTGGAACACCTGCGCCATCGGCTGCGCCAGGAAGCCGCGCCGACCGCGCCGGCCGGCCGACGGCTCGATGAACTGCACGAAAAGCTGGTGAACGAGCTTCATTTTCTGGTCACGCGGCGGCGGCACCAATTGGAAATGCTGAATCAGCGGCTGCAGGCGCAATCGCCGGCGGCCCGCCTCGCCCAGCGCCGCCAGCGGCTGGAAAGCCTGCACTTTCGCTTGCGGGGCGCATTGGCGCGGCAACTGGACAAACAGGAAAACCGCCGCGCCATCCTGCACGGCCGGCTGGAAAACGTCAGCCCGTTGGCGGTGCTGGAACGCGGCTACGCGATCGTCACCGACGCGCAACGTCGGGCGGTCCGCCACGCCGGGCAAACCCAGCCCGGCGATCCGCTGCACGTGCGCCTGCATCGGGGGAAATTGTCGGCCGTCGTGACGGCGGTCGATCCCGGCGAGTGAAACGCTACCGATCCTTCTGGGCCTGTAACGCCGCGCGTTTCGTTTCCAGTTCGTACCAGCGGGCGTAGAGCGCTTCCAACGCGTCGTGCGCCGCGCGGTGCGCCTCGAAGGCCTGTTGGAGCCGTTGGGCGTTGGTGTTCACCGCCGGGTCCTCCATTTCCCGCCGGTGTTTTTCGACCTCTGCCTCGGCCTGCAAGATGGCGGCCTCCAGCCCGTCGAATTCGCGCTGCTCGCGGAACGAAAGCTTGGTCGGCGCGGGGCGCGGCCGGACCTTGGGCGGCTCGCTCGTTTTTTTCGGTTTGGCCGCCGACCGTCGCGCCGCGCGATCCGCTTCCGCCTGCGCGTAATCAGCGAAGTATTTCGTTCCCCCCTCGCCGTCCAGTTCCAGCAGCACCGTGGAAATCCGGTCGAGCAGGTAGCGGTCGTGAGTGACCATCACCAGGGCGCCCGGAAAATCCGTCAGGCTTTCCTCCAGCACCTCCAGCGTGGGGATATCCAAGTCGTTGGTCGGCTCGTCGAGTAAGAGCACGTCGGCGGGCCGCAACATCAGCCGGGCGATCAGAATCTTCGCGCGTTCGCCGCCGGACAGGCGGCCGATTTCCACGTCCAATTGCGAGGCGGGAAAACGAAACCGCGCCGCCCAGGAGCCGACGTGAATCGGCCGGTCGCGGAAGATCACCGTATCGCCCTTTTCCGCCAACGCGCGCCGCAGGGTGAGGTTGGGATCGAGTTCCTCGCGGTGCTGATCGAAATACACCATGCGCAACTGCTCCACCCGTTGAATGCGACCTTCGTCGGGTTCGAGTTCGCCCGCCAGCAGCCGCAGCAAGGTGGTCTTGCCGCTACCGTTGGCGCCCAGGAGTCCCAGCCGCAGGCCCGGCCGCAACAGCAGGTCGAAATCGCCCAGCAGCCGCCGGCCGCCCAGCGATTTGCCGAGGCCGCTCGCCTCCAGCAGGCGTTTGGTTTTGCGGCCGGTGGCGACGAAGTCGATGCCCGCCCGTCCGGTCACGCCCTGCTGCTTCATCGTTTCCAATTCCCGGATCAACTGGTGGGCCTCGTCGATCCGGAATTGGGCTTTCGTGCCGCGCGCCTTCACGCCGCTGCGCAGCCAGGCGACCTCGTTGCGCACCTTGACGCTCAACGATTCCTGCTGCCGGGCGCGGGCGATCAGCATCTCCTCGCGCCGCTCCAGAAAGGTGCTGTAATCCCCCTCGACCGAAAGAAACCCGCCGGGGTAGCGGCGGTCGAGTTCCAGGGTGCGGCAGACGCACCTTTGCAAAAAGGCCCGGTCGTGGCTCACGATGACGTAGGCGAAGCGGCTTTCGACCAGCAGATTTTCCAGCCAGAGGATGCCGTCGAGATCCAGGTGGTTGGTCGGCTCGTCCAGCAGCAGGATATCGGGATCGGTCACCAGGGCTTGCGCCAGCGAAAGCCGTTTCCGCCACCCGCCGGAAAGGGTGTCGATCACGGCGGCAGGGTCGCCGAAGCCCAAACGGCTCAGAATGATTCCGGCGCGCACGCGCGGGTCGTTTTCGCCATCCTGATGCGGCGCGGCATCCCGTTCCGCGGCTTCGCGCAGAATTTCGGCGACGGTCCGCCCCGCGGCGAAGCGGCTGTCCTGGGGCACGAAACCGACGCGCAGGCCCTTGGCGACGGCGCATTCGCCTTCGTCGGGCGATTCCAACCCGGCCAGAATGCGCAGGAGGGTGGTCTTGCCCGAACCGTTGGCGCCGATGACGCCGATCCGATCACCGGCGCTCACGCTCAGCGAAATGCC from the Myxococcales bacterium genome contains:
- a CDS encoding thiol:disulfide interchange protein; translation: MLRKISWLISLAMLLTAVAPALLAAQEPATAPSPKVRAEMLADVDALAPGAPFRLGVRFHVEKEWHIYWVNPGEAGIPTQVKWNETSGITPGELQYPAPILFGASSPISGYGYEDEVLLFVEATAPKIFPSQPHKFSAKASWLVCRNTCVPGSQEVSLTLPPATAVEPGKNRALFDQAQAAVPPPAERIAGLTVRHTPSVSAVQPDKDFQILFVLKGPAGVRLAPRADSRTPVFAPFKSEMVEAGKIEVDDPRPEPREELAVKFSGHALPEMEKAEKIGGVFQLDWIENGRKTPVVFSFTVELPFAATGATVEHNPLPDFAAPVATVGGAMAAAGQSVWLMLLFAFVGGIILNVMPCVLPVVSIKILSLVNQSQMSRKDIRRHGQAYAAGIIVTFLILAIAVAILKSGGEAIGWGFQFQSPLFVALLAALVFVFGLSLLDVFVLTAPTGAALQEAVAKEGLRGSFFNGIFAVILATPCTAPFLGTAIGFAFTQPTVVTFLIFLAVAGGLAFPFLLLAYVPAWKKFLPKPGDWMDTFKSVMGFLLLGTVIWLLDVLGKQTGGAGLIRMLCYLGLLGFGAWLYGRFGNITRTAPVRVAATIFALALAAGAGFYLLRFTPPAPVATASEAFEAGGIAWQPFSEKKLQELLAADQTVFMDFTAAWCWTCKVNEKAVIETDPVRQALHELKIVPVRGDWTNRNPEISAFLKAHGKAGVPVYAVAGPGTGKEIVLLPEVITKEMVIAALEKAVKGS
- a CDS encoding TlpA family protein disulfide reductase, whose product is MNKPALIILIVILAGGWAISSSGQQNPQGPPYISSSKATYKPLGAVESIPIYKNVGKTTLLVFWASWCMPCLQEVPQLNHLHNLYGASGLNILAMNMDESSDENVALLVKKFEIIYPVAIPTPELVRDFKVHAIPLTLLYGPNGVLEQSWLGPVSVEELERQIKKVLPAKPEVDKVKS
- the xseA gene encoding exodeoxyribonuclease VII large subunit, giving the protein MNERDRRVWTVAELAAQIKGQLEKSFAEVLVRGEVSALAQPASGHLYFTLKDDRAAIRCVLYRQISRFLRVLPEEKKEFLVRGKVSAYGPRSEYQIVVDFLEPIGLGALYAAYLALQQKLAARGYFAQERKRPLPKLPRTIGIVTSLSGAALHDMLRILLARRPGQHVVVAPTLVQGDKAPAAIARALRLLTDRAAPDLVIVGRGGGSPEDLWCWNEEEVVRAVVECPVPVISGVGHETDVSLCDLAADARAATPTHAAEMAVPDIAELLVKVGLQRRRLTRTLANRLESLDRRLEHLRHRLRQEAAPTAPAGRRLDELHEKLVNELHFLVTRRRHQLEMLNQRLQAQSPAARLAQRRQRLESLHFRLRGALARQLDKQENRRAILHGRLENVSPLAVLERGYAIVTDAQRRAVRHAGQTQPGDPLHVRLHRGKLSAVVTAVDPGE
- a CDS encoding ABC-F family ATP-binding cassette domain-containing protein; translation: MASLIACREIAKSYWDRPLFAGISLSVSAGDRIGVIGANGSGKTTLLRILAGLESPDEGECAVAKGLRVGFVPQDSRFAAGRTVAEILREAAERDAAPHQDGENDPRVRAGIILSRLGFGDPAAVIDTLSGGWRKRLSLAQALVTDPDILLLDEPTNHLDLDGILWLENLLVESRFAYVIVSHDRAFLQRCVCRTLELDRRYPGGFLSVEGDYSTFLERREEMLIARARQQESLSVKVRNEVAWLRSGVKARGTKAQFRIDEAHQLIRELETMKQQGVTGRAGIDFVATGRKTKRLLEASGLGKSLGGRRLLGDFDLLLRPGLRLGLLGANGSGKTTLLRLLAGELEPDEGRIQRVEQLRMVYFDQHREELDPNLTLRRALAEKGDTVIFRDRPIHVGSWAARFRFPASQLDVEIGRLSGGERAKILIARLMLRPADVLLLDEPTNDLDIPTLEVLEESLTDFPGALVMVTHDRYLLDRISTVLLELDGEGGTKYFADYAQAEADRAARRSAAKPKKTSEPPKVRPRPAPTKLSFREQREFDGLEAAILQAEAEVEKHRREMEDPAVNTNAQRLQQAFEAHRAAHDALEALYARWYELETKRAALQAQKDR